The following proteins are co-located in the Eublepharis macularius isolate TG4126 chromosome 5, MPM_Emac_v1.0, whole genome shotgun sequence genome:
- the ANGPTL3 gene encoding angiopoietin-related protein 3 — MKITVVLLFTISLVISVKIDGNYSSFELSPPESKLRFAMLDDVRLLANGLLQLGHGLKDFAVKTKKQMDDIFQKLNIFDQSFYELLQQTNEIKEEEKQLRKTTSRLQANNEEIKNLSLELNSKIKVLSQERIQLQTKVGGLEEKLTKLFKIQSEIKQHEEIVPLQNFGEKQDDSLRYLFKVVQAQCAQLDKQQQQIQALEEKLNNTGFQDDLQISFPLKTDEAMNTQANATTTTQEYKGNATDCTWIYNRGERSNGIYSIKPNRSKAFKVYCEMKTGSPWTVIQNRVDGSLDFNQTWESYIDGFGNLDGEFWLGLHKIHSIVDQADYILRVELEDWKANKRYIEYSLVMGGPETDYAVHVAKITGNILNALPEQKKVKFSTKDHGNNTEGKAICPEIYSGGWWHNECEETNLNGIYIKPSSKGKLERGRRGLYWKPHKGRSHLLKATKLMLHPTEFENFE, encoded by the exons atgaaaataactGTAGTATTACTCTTTACCATTTCTCTAGTTATTTCAGTTAAAATAGATGGAAACTACTCTTCCTTTGAACTATCCCCTCCGGAGTCAAAGTTAAGGTTTGCAATGTTAGATGATGTTCGGTTACTAGCCAACGGATTACTCCAGCTTGGGCATGGCCTGAAAGACTTTGCTGTCAAGACCAAGAAGCAAATGGATGATATCTTTCAGAAGCTGAACATTTTTGACCAATCTTTTTATGAACTCCTGCAACAAACAAATGAAATtaaggaagaagagaagcaaCTCCGAAAAACAACTTCTAGATTGCAAGCCAACAATGAAGAAATAAAGAATCTCTCTCTGGAGTTGAATTCCAAGATCAAAGTCCTTTCACAAGAGAGGATCCAACTTCAAACTAAAGTAGGGGGGCTGGAAGAGAAACTTACTAAACTGTTTAAGATTCAGTCTGAAATTAAGCAACATGAAGAAATTGTACCACTTCAA AACTTTGGAGAGAAGCAGGACGACAGCCTCAGATACCTCTTCAAAGTTGTTCAAGCCCAGTGTGCTCaacttgacaaacagcaacagcaAATACAAGCACTGGAAGAGAAG CTAAACAACACAGGCTTTCAAGATGATTTACAGATTTCATTTCCTCTGAAGACCGATGAAGCAATGAATACCCAAGCTAATGCAACAACTACAACTCAGGAATATAAAG GCAATGCTACTGACTGCACTTGGATTTACAACAGAGGTGAACGATCCAATGGCATTTATTCTATTAAGCCAAACAGATCCAAGGCATTTAAAGTATATTGTGAAATGAAAACAG GAAGTCCATGGACAGTCATTCAAAATAGAGTTGATGGATCATTAGATTTCAACCAAACCTGGGAAAGTTATATTGATGGTTTTGGCAACCTTGATG GGGAATTTTGGTTGGGCCTACATAAGATCCACTCTATTGTAGAccaagctgactacatcttgcgtGTTGAGTTGGAGGACTGGAAAGCTAACAAACGTTATATTGAGTACTCATTGGTAATGGGAGGTCCAGAAACAGACTATGCTGTCCATGTTGCAAAGATTACTGGGAATATTCTCAATGCCCTGCCTGAACAGAAGAAAGTTAAATTCTCTACAAAAGATCATGGGAACAACACTGAAGGGAAAGCTATCTGTCCAGAGATTTATTCAG GTGGTTGGTGGCACAATGAATGTGAAGAAACAAACTTGAATGGAATATATATCAAGCCAAGTTCAAAAGGCAAActggaaagggggaggagagggcttTATTGGAAGCCTCACAAAGGAAGATCTCATCTTCTTAAAGCAACCAAACTGATGTTACATCCTACCGAGTTTGAAAATTTTGAGTAA